Proteins found in one Streptomyces sp. NBC_00461 genomic segment:
- a CDS encoding 2-oxo acid dehydrogenase subunit E2 — protein MTAVDTGMAQALNAALRDALGADERVVVLGEDVGRLGGVFRVTDGLREAFGDRRCFDTPVSEAGIAGLSVGMAMAGWRPVVEMQFDAFAYPAFEQIASHVAKMRNRTRGALTLPMVVRIPYGGGIGGVEHHSDSSEAYYAHTAGLKVVTPATAADAYSLLREAIDDPDPVIFLEPKRRYWTKEPLELPLRTEPFGTAGVRRAGSDATLVAYGPSVAVALEAAQLAAAEGLDVEVLDLRTLVPLDDRALEASVRRTGRCLVVHEAQGFAGVGAEIAARVQERCFDALRAPVLRVTGFDIPYPPPLLEDAHLPGVRRVLDGLHRLLPAFVRGPRGPVPLSGTTAPGQTFLLPDLGEGLAEAEVLEWMVAVGDPVEHDQVVAEVETAKSVVTLPSPFAGTVTALHCLAGEVVRVGAPLLTVQETAGSGAVLTGYGTSSRPGRHQSPRPATTTAPPEDAAASAAPVPAQRSAARLPLGPAAEKFSRGHRDTPAVTIWADTEADRLLAARTTHGTGLLPLMARACLDALAAFPELNSRVDTGRQELLRLPEVHLGFAAQTDHGLVVPVVRDADRLALDDLAAELRRLTGLARRGSLPAEHLTGGTFTLNNYGGFDVDGATPILNHPQAAMIGLGRITDRPWVTDGRVEVRKVVNVSLTFDHRVCDGGTAAGFLRRVIDCLNSSDRLGSCS, from the coding sequence ATGACCGCGGTCGACACGGGGATGGCCCAGGCACTCAACGCCGCCTTGCGGGACGCGCTGGGCGCGGACGAACGCGTCGTGGTCCTCGGCGAGGACGTCGGCCGCCTCGGCGGCGTCTTCCGGGTCACCGACGGGCTGAGAGAGGCCTTCGGCGACCGGCGCTGCTTCGACACACCGGTCAGCGAGGCCGGCATAGCGGGGCTCTCGGTCGGCATGGCGATGGCCGGCTGGCGACCGGTGGTGGAGATGCAGTTCGACGCCTTCGCCTACCCGGCCTTCGAGCAGATCGCCTCCCACGTGGCCAAGATGCGCAACCGCACCCGGGGCGCCCTCACGCTCCCGATGGTCGTGCGGATCCCCTACGGCGGCGGCATCGGAGGCGTGGAGCACCACAGCGACTCCAGCGAGGCGTACTACGCGCACACGGCGGGCCTGAAGGTCGTGACCCCGGCGACGGCGGCGGACGCGTACTCCCTGCTGCGGGAGGCGATCGACGACCCGGACCCGGTGATCTTCCTGGAGCCGAAGCGCCGCTACTGGACCAAGGAGCCGCTCGAACTCCCGCTCCGCACCGAGCCGTTCGGCACCGCGGGGGTGCGCCGCGCCGGAAGTGACGCCACGCTCGTGGCGTACGGCCCCTCGGTCGCCGTAGCGCTCGAAGCCGCTCAACTGGCCGCCGCGGAAGGCCTGGACGTCGAGGTGCTGGACCTGCGCACCCTCGTCCCTCTCGACGACCGTGCGCTGGAGGCGTCGGTGCGGAGGACCGGCCGGTGCCTGGTGGTGCACGAGGCGCAGGGCTTCGCCGGGGTGGGCGCCGAGATCGCGGCGCGGGTGCAGGAGCGGTGCTTCGACGCGCTGCGCGCTCCGGTGCTGCGGGTCACGGGGTTCGACATCCCGTATCCGCCGCCGTTGCTTGAGGACGCCCATCTGCCGGGGGTACGCCGGGTGCTCGACGGCCTCCACCGTCTGCTGCCCGCCTTCGTACGCGGACCTCGCGGCCCCGTGCCGCTCTCCGGCACCACCGCACCCGGGCAGACGTTCCTCCTCCCCGACCTGGGGGAAGGGCTGGCCGAGGCGGAGGTGCTGGAGTGGATGGTCGCCGTGGGCGACCCCGTCGAGCACGATCAGGTCGTCGCGGAGGTCGAGACGGCCAAGTCCGTGGTGACGCTGCCGAGTCCGTTCGCCGGGACGGTGACGGCCCTGCACTGCCTCGCCGGTGAGGTCGTCCGGGTGGGCGCGCCGCTGCTCACCGTGCAGGAGACGGCCGGTTCCGGCGCCGTCCTGACCGGCTACGGCACGTCGTCCCGGCCGGGACGACACCAGTCGCCGCGGCCGGCGACCACGACCGCGCCGCCCGAAGACGCCGCCGCGTCGGCCGCCCCGGTCCCTGCGCAACGATCCGCCGCCCGTCTCCCGCTGGGTCCGGCGGCCGAGAAGTTCTCCCGTGGGCACCGTGACACGCCTGCCGTGACCATCTGGGCGGACACCGAGGCCGACCGCCTGCTCGCCGCCCGCACCACCCACGGGACGGGCCTGCTGCCGCTGATGGCCCGGGCCTGCCTCGACGCTCTCGCCGCGTTCCCGGAGCTCAACTCCCGTGTGGACACCGGCCGCCAGGAGCTCCTCAGGCTGCCCGAGGTGCATCTCGGTTTCGCCGCGCAGACCGACCACGGCCTGGTCGTCCCCGTGGTCCGCGACGCCGACCGTCTCGCACTCGACGACCTCGCCGCCGAGCTGCGGCGCCTGACCGGCCTCGCCCGCCGAGGCTCGCTGCCCGCCGAGCACCTCACCGGCGGCACGTTCACCCTGAACAACTACGGCGGCTTCGACGTCGACGGCGCCACCCCGATCCTCAACCACCCCCAGGCGGCCATGATCGGCCTTGGCCGCATCACGGACCGCCCCTGGGTGACGGACGGCCGCGTCGAGGTCCGCAAGGTCGTCAACGTGTCCCTGACCTTCGACCACCGCGTCTGCGACGGCGGCACGGCGGCAGGCTTCCTGCGCCGAGTCATTGACTGCCTCAACTCGTCTGACCGGCTGGGTAGTTGCTCCTGA
- a CDS encoding methyltransferase, which produces MTTAQTAPPPSMRLRELAFAAACAAALRAAARLGVPDALGDSPMTVEDLAAAVKAEPRPLRRLLHTLSCYDIFAELPDGTFEHTDVSRLLREDDPNSLRAIALWCTEPWTWDAWPRLDEAVRTGRNVVEDLYGKEFFPYLNEDAPESADVFNRAMTTSSVQSARDVAEFLDLSGSSSVADLGGGQGHVVASLLDKYPSMHGTLLDLPRVVENAVPRLRAGGDLADRARIVPGDVRVAVPVEADVYVIKNILEWDDESTARTLRNVREAGGPGARVVVIENLVDDTPSMRFSTGMDLLLLLNVGGAKHTTQSMVARLTEAGLVIDDIRPVNPYLHAFDCHVPE; this is translated from the coding sequence ATGACGACTGCACAGACCGCCCCACCGCCGTCCATGCGGCTGAGGGAGCTCGCGTTCGCGGCGGCATGTGCCGCCGCTCTCCGGGCCGCCGCCCGGCTGGGAGTCCCCGACGCCCTCGGCGACAGCCCCATGACCGTGGAGGACCTCGCCGCCGCCGTGAAGGCCGAGCCCCGGCCCCTGCGCCGGCTGCTGCACACGCTGTCCTGCTACGACATCTTCGCCGAACTGCCTGACGGCACGTTCGAGCACACCGACGTCTCCAGGCTGCTGCGCGAGGACGACCCGAACAGCCTGCGCGCCATCGCGCTGTGGTGCACCGAGCCATGGACCTGGGACGCCTGGCCGAGGCTCGACGAGGCGGTGCGCACCGGGCGCAACGTCGTCGAGGACCTGTACGGCAAGGAGTTCTTCCCCTACCTCAACGAGGACGCCCCGGAATCGGCCGACGTCTTCAACCGCGCCATGACGACCTCCAGCGTGCAGTCGGCCCGGGACGTCGCCGAGTTCCTGGATCTGTCCGGGAGTTCGTCGGTCGCCGACCTCGGCGGCGGCCAGGGGCACGTGGTGGCGAGCCTGCTCGACAAGTACCCCTCGATGCACGGCACCCTGCTCGACCTGCCCCGAGTGGTGGAGAACGCGGTGCCGAGGCTGCGTGCGGGAGGCGACCTCGCCGACCGCGCGCGCATCGTGCCCGGCGACGTCCGGGTGGCCGTCCCGGTCGAAGCCGACGTGTACGTCATCAAGAACATCCTGGAGTGGGACGACGAGAGCACGGCCAGGACGCTGCGCAACGTCCGCGAGGCGGGCGGGCCGGGGGCCCGCGTCGTGGTCATCGAGAACCTCGTCGACGACACGCCCTCGATGCGGTTCAGCACCGGGATGGACCTGCTGCTGCTCCTGAACGTCGGCGGGGCGAAGCACACCACCCAGAGCATGGTGGCCCGGCTGACCGAGGCGGGCCTGGTCATCGACGACATCCGACCGGTGAACCCCTACCTGCACGCCTTCGACTGTCACGTCCCGGAGTGA
- a CDS encoding SRPBCC family protein, protein MTGHTQNEITIAAPLDLVWEMTNDLENWPRLFSEYASVEVLSREGRKTTFRLTMHPDENGTVWSWVSEREPDRDTLSVKARRVETGPFAHMNIHWQYEEVAAGTRMVWTQDFAMKPEAPVDDAWMTDNINRNSKVQMGLIRDRIEKAAAERGATPGLTD, encoded by the coding sequence ATGACCGGACACACGCAGAACGAGATCACCATCGCGGCGCCCCTGGACCTGGTCTGGGAGATGACCAACGACCTGGAGAACTGGCCGCGGCTGTTCAGCGAGTACGCCTCCGTCGAGGTGCTGTCCCGGGAGGGCCGCAAGACCACCTTCCGGCTGACCATGCACCCGGACGAGAACGGCACCGTGTGGAGCTGGGTCTCGGAGCGCGAACCCGACCGCGACACGCTCAGCGTCAAGGCCCGCCGGGTCGAGACGGGGCCCTTCGCCCACATGAACATCCACTGGCAGTACGAGGAGGTGGCGGCCGGCACGCGGATGGTCTGGACGCAGGACTTCGCGATGAAGCCGGAAGCACCGGTCGACGACGCCTGGATGACCGACAACATCAACCGGAACTCCAAGGTCCAGATGGGCCTGATCCGGGACCGCATCGAGAAGGCCGCCGCCGAGCGCGGGGCCACACCGGGTCTGACCGACTGA
- a CDS encoding TcmI family type II polyketide cyclase: MHQALIVARMAPGSAPDIAKVFAESDRGELPHLVGVVRRSLFQFGDVYMHLIESEREPGPAIAKVTQHPDFRDVSERLTAYVSAYDPETWRSPKDAMAQRFYLWERDPAG, from the coding sequence ATGCACCAAGCTCTGATCGTCGCCCGAATGGCTCCGGGATCGGCACCCGACATCGCCAAGGTGTTCGCGGAGTCCGACCGGGGAGAGCTGCCGCACCTCGTCGGGGTGGTCCGTCGCAGCCTCTTCCAGTTCGGCGATGTGTACATGCACCTCATCGAGTCCGAGCGCGAGCCCGGTCCCGCCATCGCCAAGGTCACGCAGCATCCCGACTTCCGGGACGTCAGCGAACGGCTCACCGCGTACGTCAGCGCGTACGACCCCGAGACCTGGCGTTCCCCGAAGGACGCCATGGCGCAGCGCTTCTACCTCTGGGAGCGCGACCCGGCAGGCTGA
- a CDS encoding right-handed parallel beta-helix repeat-containing protein: protein MKKYRAYLMCTAVVVGTGLGAAPPAAHHHATHVVWPGESIQKAVDAAQSGDTVLLAPGTFHESVKVTTPGLTLRGMGRGTVIAPSTKKAADSCSEAGNGICVLGTKDRNVKGVTVASLTVTGFTRAGVFGMATDGMTVRNVTAVKNGVWGIAQERSVRGVFQNNTAQDNGDAGLFLANTIKEEAGADDTRGTVIERNRLEGNRIGVTVRRLRNLTVTQNRISGNCAGVFVVGDENKPKAGAVTVRDNFVVRNNKSCPKTDRLDALQGSGIVVTGAEDNTVTGNVVRDNAGASPLSGGIVLFKSFVGVTSDRNRVSGNVLGGNSPADIVNTDQGVGNTFQDNHCRASKPAGLC from the coding sequence ATGAAGAAATACCGCGCGTACCTGATGTGCACCGCTGTGGTCGTCGGGACGGGACTCGGTGCCGCTCCGCCGGCCGCACATCATCATGCGACCCATGTGGTCTGGCCCGGCGAGTCGATCCAGAAGGCGGTGGACGCCGCCCAGTCAGGTGACACCGTGCTGCTGGCCCCCGGCACGTTCCACGAGAGCGTCAAGGTGACCACGCCCGGGCTGACCCTGCGGGGCATGGGGCGCGGCACGGTGATCGCGCCGAGCACCAAGAAGGCCGCGGACAGCTGCTCCGAGGCCGGCAACGGCATCTGTGTGCTGGGTACGAAGGACCGCAACGTCAAGGGCGTCACCGTCGCCTCGCTGACCGTCACCGGCTTCACCCGGGCCGGGGTGTTCGGCATGGCGACCGACGGGATGACGGTGCGGAACGTGACCGCGGTGAAGAACGGTGTGTGGGGCATCGCCCAGGAGCGCTCGGTCCGTGGTGTGTTCCAGAACAACACCGCCCAGGACAACGGCGACGCGGGTCTGTTCCTCGCCAACACCATCAAGGAGGAGGCCGGCGCCGACGACACCCGGGGCACGGTGATCGAGCGCAACCGGCTGGAGGGCAACCGCATCGGCGTCACGGTCCGGCGGCTGCGGAACCTCACCGTCACGCAGAACCGCATCTCGGGGAACTGCGCGGGCGTGTTCGTCGTGGGTGATGAGAACAAGCCGAAGGCCGGCGCCGTGACCGTGCGCGACAACTTCGTCGTACGCAACAACAAGTCGTGCCCGAAGACGGACCGGCTGGACGCGCTCCAGGGCTCCGGCATCGTCGTGACCGGCGCCGAGGACAACACGGTGACGGGAAACGTGGTCCGGGACAACGCCGGCGCGTCCCCGCTGTCCGGCGGCATCGTCCTGTTCAAGAGCTTCGTGGGCGTCACCAGTGACCGCAACCGCGTCAGCGGCAACGTCCTCGGGGGCAACTCCCCGGCGGACATCGTCAACACGGACCAGGGAGTGGGCAACACCTTCCAGGACAACCACTGCCGCGCGTCCAAGCCCGCGGGACTGTGCTGA
- a CDS encoding cytochrome P450 translates to MNAAVSFPLGAATTLAELAHDPHPRLALLRAHEPVSWLPELGGWLVTRRDLALSVMRDAETFTVDDPRFSTAQVVGPSMLSLDGERHTRHREPFNAPFRPRQVRDGFASFIERETDRLVTALEPAGAAELRRVFAGPLAVAVVTEALGLVGTSADTVLTWYDSIVRSVSDITAGNEAGPAGAAAYAQLRAAVEGTVADRGSSSLLLSAAGRLTLPEVASNAAVMMFGGIETTEAMITNALLQLLANPGQLALVRADFDLLDGAIEESLRLEPGAVVVDRYATRDIELGPASIRRGDPVTVSLAGANRDPAVFPDPDRFDVRRANARLQLAFAHGPHHCIAAHLARLETRIALQHLLERLPALRLDPDHPTTPHGLVFRKPSTLHVLWDRLA, encoded by the coding sequence GTGAACGCCGCCGTCTCCTTCCCGCTCGGTGCCGCGACCACGCTCGCGGAACTCGCCCACGATCCACATCCGCGACTGGCGCTGCTGCGTGCACACGAGCCCGTGTCCTGGCTGCCCGAGCTGGGCGGCTGGCTGGTGACCCGTCGCGACCTCGCGCTGAGCGTGATGCGGGACGCCGAGACCTTCACCGTCGACGACCCCCGGTTCTCCACCGCCCAGGTCGTCGGGCCGAGCATGCTCTCGCTGGACGGCGAGCGGCACACCCGCCACCGCGAACCCTTCAACGCCCCTTTTCGCCCCCGACAGGTGCGGGACGGCTTCGCCTCGTTCATCGAGCGGGAGACCGACCGGCTCGTCACCGCGCTGGAACCGGCGGGTGCCGCCGAGCTGAGGCGCGTCTTCGCCGGACCGCTCGCGGTCGCCGTCGTGACCGAGGCGCTCGGACTGGTGGGCACCAGCGCGGACACGGTCCTGACCTGGTACGACTCCATCGTCCGGTCGGTCTCGGACATCACCGCCGGAAACGAGGCGGGGCCCGCCGGTGCCGCGGCGTACGCGCAGCTGCGTGCCGCGGTGGAAGGCACCGTCGCCGACCGGGGCAGCAGTTCGCTGCTCCTCTCCGCGGCCGGGCGGCTGACGCTGCCCGAAGTGGCGTCCAACGCCGCGGTCATGATGTTCGGCGGCATCGAGACCACCGAGGCGATGATCACCAACGCGCTGCTGCAGCTGCTGGCGAACCCCGGCCAACTCGCCCTGGTCCGCGCCGACTTCGACCTCCTGGACGGCGCGATCGAGGAGTCCCTGCGCCTCGAACCCGGCGCCGTGGTGGTCGACCGATACGCCACCCGGGACATCGAACTGGGCCCCGCCTCGATCCGCCGCGGTGACCCGGTCACCGTCTCCCTCGCGGGCGCCAACCGAGACCCGGCCGTCTTCCCCGATCCCGACCGTTTCGACGTGCGCCGCGCCAACGCCCGTCTCCAACTGGCCTTCGCGCACGGCCCGCACCACTGCATCGCCGCCCACCTGGCCCGCCTGGAGACCCGCATCGCCCTCCAGCACCTGCTCGAACGCCTCCCCGCTCTGCGCCTCGACCCGGACCACCCCACGACTCCGCACGGCCTGGTCTTCCGCAAGCCCTCCACCCTGCACGTGCTGTGGGACAGGCTCGCCTGA